A region from the Musa acuminata AAA Group cultivar baxijiao chromosome BXJ1-10, Cavendish_Baxijiao_AAA, whole genome shotgun sequence genome encodes:
- the LOC135596108 gene encoding trihelix transcription factor GT-3b-like — protein sequence MELHPYLRVKPPQETSERFPQWTHDETMVFLAIRAQLDKSFVETKRNKPLWQAISSLLQQRGFFRTPDQCKSKWKNLVTRFKGSESVEGEINRQFPFYEEMRKIFSDRMERLLVLEKARGKQVQVQAKEWEEEEGEGKVAGSKKRRKVERKNRPDEEVEGAVRDFMRRQLEMEARWAEAVEARDAERRAKEEQWRRLMHGLQEERTDLERRWREREEERRVREETRAERRHALLIALLNKLVHKDC from the exons ATGGAACTCCACCCTTACCTCCGAGTTAAACCCCCCCAGGAGACCTCAGAACGGTTCCCCCAGTGGACTCATGACGAGACCATGGTGTTCCTCGCCATCCGCGCCCAGCTCGACAAGAGCTTCGTCGAGACCAAGCGTAACAAGCCCTTGTGGCAAGCCATCTCTTCCTTGCTGCAGCAGAGAGGCTTCTTCCGGACCCCCGACCAGTGCAAGTCCAAGTGGAAGAACCTCGTCACGCGGTTCAAG GGAAGTGAGTCTGTGGAGGGAGAGATCAATCGGCAGTTCCCTTTCTACGAAGAAATGAGGAAGATATTCTCCGATAGGATGGAGAGGCTGCTCGTCCTCGAGAAGGCGAGGGGGAAACAGGTGCAAGTCCAAGCGAAAGagtgggaggaggaagagggggaaGGGAAGGTGGCGGGGAGCAAGAAGAGGCGGAAGGTGGAGAGAAAGAACCGGCCCGACGAAGAGGTGGAAGGTGCCGTGAGGGACTTTATGCGGCGGCAGCTGGAGATGGAGGCTCGATGGGCGGAGGCGGTTGAGGCGAGGGATGCAGAGCGGAGGGCCAAGGAGGAGCAGTGGAGGAGGCTGATGCACGGCTTGCAGGAGGAGAGGACGGACCTGGAGAGGCGGTGGAGGGAGCGGGAGGAGGAGCGGCGCGTCCGGGAGGAGACCCGAGCCGAGAGGCGGCACGCCCTCCTTATCGCCCTTCTCAACAAGCTCGTTCACAAGGATTGCTAG